The Erythrolamprus reginae isolate rEryReg1 chromosome 5, rEryReg1.hap1, whole genome shotgun sequence genome window below encodes:
- the TMEM207 gene encoding transmembrane protein 207 isoform X3: MFVQPSRPAVGCEFSGSCVGGGEQQRLHSWYFWFCLSLLLLLLLLALLGCCLRCWLGRPRCPAAQNSLVVFALGETEEC, translated from the exons ATGTTTGTCCAG CCTTCCAGACCAGCTGTGGGCTGCGAATTCTCCGGAAG TTGCGTTGGTGGTGGAGAGCAGCAAAGGCTCCATTCGTGGTATTTCTG GTTCTGCCTGTcgttgctgctcctgctgctccttctGGCTCTGCTTGGCTGCTGCCTCCGGTGCTGGTTGGGGCGGCCCAGATGTCCTGCGGCCCAGAACTCCCTTGTGGTCTTCGCTCTGGGGGAAACTGA
- the TMEM207 gene encoding transmembrane protein 207 isoform X2, with protein sequence MEADQGEIEPGNKEELCEAFQTSCGLRILRKLRWWWRAAKAPFVVFLVLPVVAAPAAPSGSAWLLPPVLVGAAQMSCGPELPCGLRSGGN encoded by the exons atggaagctgaccaaggggaGATTGAAcccggaaataaggaggaactttgtgaag CCTTCCAGACCAGCTGTGGGCTGCGAATTCTCCGGAAG TTGCGTTGGTGGTGGAGAGCAGCAAAGGCTCCATTCGTGGTATTTCTG GTTCTGCCTGTcgttgctgctcctgctgctccttctGGCTCTGCTTGGCTGCTGCCTCCGGTGCTGGTTGGGGCGGCCCAGATGTCCTGCGGCCCAGAACTCCCTTGTGGTCTTCGCTCTGGGGGAAACTGA